Proteins from a single region of Streptomyces vinaceus:
- a CDS encoding maleylpyruvate isomerase N-terminal domain-containing protein produces MDHSTRLSHFRNETSAFEEAVRRAIDAAGAAPVPLVPSCPGWSVADLVGHLGAVHRFVARILRERLAQAPDHTDPTIFELPRDPAVRAAWPKPEGEPNRGPVPPALTQWFAQGARQLEALFGELGPDVPVWTWSADSGDRTSGFWLRMQTIELAVHRWDAQSATGVPEPVDAAIAADAVPQSFETMAPFRRAAAGAPAGAGERYRFRRTDGPGAWNVTFSGDLVLVEHGPGAAADVEAAGTASDLMLFLWRRIPASALRVTGDAQLLPHYFTLVPPL; encoded by the coding sequence ATGGACCACTCGACGAGGCTCTCCCACTTCCGCAACGAGACGTCGGCCTTCGAGGAGGCCGTCCGGCGCGCGATCGACGCCGCCGGCGCCGCCCCGGTTCCGCTGGTGCCGTCCTGCCCCGGGTGGTCGGTCGCCGACCTGGTGGGGCACCTGGGCGCGGTGCACCGGTTCGTGGCCCGCATCCTGCGCGAGCGCCTCGCGCAGGCCCCCGACCACACCGATCCCACGATCTTCGAGCTTCCGCGGGACCCGGCGGTACGGGCGGCCTGGCCGAAGCCGGAGGGCGAACCGAACCGGGGGCCGGTGCCACCGGCGCTGACGCAGTGGTTCGCCCAGGGCGCGCGGCAGCTGGAAGCCCTCTTCGGGGAGCTCGGGCCGGACGTGCCGGTGTGGACGTGGTCGGCGGACTCCGGGGACCGCACGAGCGGTTTCTGGCTGCGCATGCAGACCATCGAGCTGGCCGTGCACCGGTGGGACGCCCAGTCCGCGACCGGGGTGCCGGAGCCGGTCGACGCGGCGATCGCCGCGGACGCGGTCCCGCAGAGCTTCGAGACGATGGCCCCGTTCCGGCGGGCCGCCGCCGGGGCTCCGGCCGGGGCGGGCGAGCGGTACCGCTTCCGGCGTACGGACGGCCCCGGAGCCTGGAACGTGACCTTCTCCGGGGACCTGGTCCTGGTGGAGCACGGGCCCGGCGCCGCGGCGGACGTGGAGGCCGCGGGCACGGCGTCGGACCTGATGCTGTTCCTCTGGCGGAGGATCCCGGCTTCCGCGCTGCGGGTCACGGGCGACGCGCAGCTGCTGCCGCACTACTTCACCCTGGTCCCGCCGCTGTGA